Part of the Scomber japonicus isolate fScoJap1 chromosome 2, fScoJap1.pri, whole genome shotgun sequence genome, CGGGGCTTTAAAAACTCGGCGTGGTTGTACCTTGTGTTCTAGTGGCTGGTAGGAAACTGTTCATGTGTATTGATGGACTGTTGCAACTTCTCCTCTTTGGCCCTTCGGCTGTGGCAAAGCTGTGGAATGATACAAAAACAGTTAGTACAGCTTTGTTCTCAAAATGTACTTCTGATAACACTACAACTCAATAAAGACAACGTATCgagattgtctttttttttgtctcacacAAACGATGCACTTCTGGCCTCTCACCGTTCTCTTTTCCATGAAACTGGTCAGGAATTCATCTATGTCAGTACGTCCCTCCAGGAAGTTTTCAGCTGTCTCCTCTGACTCCTCCTCAGCCTGATGCGCTGCAACCTTCAACCGAGCCTGCAGAGTACTAAGACTGCAACTCTAGTGGGGAACAGAAGACACAGAAGTTTGagtaagagaaaaagagacttTGTTCAATTTCATGTTCAAGCATGTTTGGAGTggttataatgaaataatgctgTGAGCTGATTTATCATCCAGGAAGTCCAGTATGAGTAAAAATAAGAAACATTGAACGTCTCTTCATTATATTCAGAGACAGGAATTTATATCTAGAACTGCAACGATTCGTAGATTAACAGATTAGTCAATTAGTGAAACAACTCAGGACAATTATTATGTCTGAATGCAGCTTCGAGGTGTCTTCAGACAGAAAGCAAAGAGAATTTTCACCTTGTGTCATTAGTGCAAATTTGACTGCTGAGATGTTTTTTAGCTGTAAGCTAGCTAGCAACAAACATCATGTGTTTGTGATCAGCTCAGTTGACTGAACTTCCATCTCAGCAGAAACTTTCTGGTATTTTCCTCCTCTCGTCTCggtaataaaaaacattaacaactTGAGTGAACGTGTCTGTTCATGTGCTCATGCCATCACTAAAATTCgctttgtgttttgtctgaACACAGTAagtcttcctccttcctcaacTGCAGTGTGGTTCCTTAGAAATGCGAGCAAAACCAACAAGAAAAGATCCCCCAAACACAGGTATATGTGTAGCAAAAAATGTTGACATCTGTTGCTAGTTAAGTCGGGACTGATCCAGCTATTTCTTCAAATGATCTGCATTGCTGTAATAGACACGGACTATTCAATCTTTTTTAATGGTAGGAGCAACTATTCTTTGCTCCTACCATTACTCATTCTATTTCGTTTCCATGTAGCCTCTTACCTCACTGAGTTCATGTTGTCTTTGCATCTTTGTCTCAAAGGCTGACTTCATCTGAGTCAGCTGTTCGTACtgtcaacagacaaaaacacagatcatAAGCTGCTAGACAATGGCATGAATTAGTTAGAATTTGAGGGAGAAAGACTGAGTCcaagaaacaggaagtcataaCTGACCTTGTAAAGcatttcttgtctttttccttcAAGCTGTGGCTCCATCTGAAGGTTTTTCTCTGTgaatcacagaaaaaaaaaagatgttcagGTCTTTGTGAATCTCAACACAATTAAAGCTTCTCTTTCATGAATTAAAGCCTGCAGTTAAGGGTCAGGAGATGAACTTACTAGCCATATCCACTATGCTGGTTACCAGCTCTTCTTTATCATTGGTGACCTGTTTGAGTTGTGGCAAACTCACAAAGAACTCCAGTAACACATCCTCATTTTCAGACATATCTGACAACTGGGTCAGACTGGGGTAGAGTGTAGAGGGTGGTCATATAGGTAGAAATAAGGCAGTGGGtaagaaaacaagacaataaagACGCTGGCTATAGGTACAAAAAGACTGTTTCTCTtatctcatacacacataacaaTCCTTAAACCTTACCCCCATGAACCTTTAACAATGTTTGGTTACATCTTAAAGCATTTTAAGTTGATAATATGATGGAATACTCTACTTTAAGTCACAGAGTTCAGGAAACGACTCAGGAATCTCAGGCATCTTGTACATGTGTCCATTAAGTCCAGCctaaaaagagacagagatagtGTAAGCCAGTCACATTAAACACTCTGAAGCTGACTGATCAGTTGCTAGAAAGGATATCAAACTGAAAGCAAGCCTCTTCACTTGAATGGTTTCATACATAACTGTGTTGGAAAATTCTGGGTTATCACTAtcagtgtatcagtgtgtttaagtgcgctattgcttcattttattattattgtttcagACTCTGTGAACCTGATCCTTTGCAATCAAATTCTTGACTTGACATTTGTGAGGTTTTTTGAGAAAGCTTTCAAGTAAATGTACGAAGTAGATAAGgaagcagtgtttcccacagaatttGGTGAGGTCTCAGTCTGGCCCTCTAGGGGGTCAcccaggagaacattttgtaCAGTTTCAAGTCAAATGCacattctggtgcactctgagagcaaTATTACTAGGTCATCTAGATTTTTTTTGCGTGCTTGAGTAATTTAACTACTGGTTGAACTACTGGTAAGAATGGTGATGACACACCCACAAAGcacaagaaatacattttaccaGTTCATTTAATGTtccaattaaacaaaaaaagagacatcaaAAAAGACCAATGCCCATATTTCAgctgtgaaacaaagaaagcagaagtgattatcTAAGTTCAATTAGTTCATTATGAATACATAAAATACTGTTTCAGTAAATAGCctatctttttctacattgtgtttcttcaaataactaaactaactgtctGCTAATCAATAGACTCAACTTCTAGATGACTTACAAGTAAATCAGGATAagagttgatttattttacagatggaaataaagatcTCTCAGTAAGACTTTGCTTCTTGACACTGAACCAGTCCAACCAGCATAATGCTGTTACTGCTGTGTTCTAAATAGCATGCAcgtgtttcagattcagaggtttgagttggagctgcagggttgagttgaggtgtgtggggaagtttacttgtgctgttgaacgtaaccgctgtgaaacaaccagaaaataacgttttattgatctgattcccCGGCTTTCTTACTGTCAGTGCTCCCTCTATTCATTCACTCCCTATCTCACTCGACCACAGGTGCTAATTTGCTGCTAAACAAATTAGACTATGGTGGGCCTCCACAGTCTATATAATTAATGGGAAGGCAGCATggatacatattttatttcattttttaaaagctcaCTTCATggccctgtgtgtttgtgcagagaACAGATGTTACCATTACACTTGTGTACGTTTATCCATCATCAGCATACCTGTGAGTCTCCAGTTGGTACAGGCAGTGGAAGGTCAGTAATGAGTCCATATGGGGCTGGGGCTCGAGGAGGCCCATGGACACTATCGACACCTGGGTGAGACATGGAACCTGGAGCTTGAGAAGGAGCTGGTGGCGGCGTCTGACTTGGGCCCACATGGCGAGGACCATAGTGGAACACCTGAGTTGGGTAAGGAGCCATGCCGGATGGCTTGTACATACTGCTGCGGCAAAAATGGGAGGAAGCACAACAATCATATAAGATAAGATTTTAGAGaaaaactataataaatataatctcCCACCCAAAAAAGattgcttttttaaatcattttattctcGTCTTGTTTTCATAGTTTTActcaacattattattttactctCCATATTCATTGGAGGGAAATTAAAACTAGAAGTTTTACCCCAACTTTCAAAACTAGCGAGCTGAGgtggacaaaacacacaaaagagtACAGTGATTAAAATTATCAACTTAGCTAATAATACATCCTTATAGTAAAGAGACCAGAGTTGTCTATCTAAGCTATGGGAAATGGGAACTATAATGCcacttttcaaatatttacacagtGCATAAAAAGAGTAGACTCACTATGGAAAGCCAGAGGAACCAGAAGACATCAAGGCAGGAGGACTCTTCCAGAACTCATCCAGCAGACTCTGAATAACCTTACCCAGATCTGAGTGCATCCcaaactgcaacacacacaacaataaaaatacaaaaaatgagaATAACATCGTTGATAAAACCACAGCATGAACTAACAAAAGaacttaataaaaaataagtagaTTGTCTTAATGATGACGAAAGAAGCAAGAAAATGATCagggcaaggaaggaaaaaattaTCTTGCATCTGTTTTGAACTAAGGCTGAAATATTTGATTGTACACTAgtatctttgtttgtttgtgcatgATAACAACATATCCTTGTTTTTAGAAACCGGAGAACCTTTATCGTTATCCAAACAAATGCTCGAGAAACAAagaaaccctcataacttgttAATACAGGGAGATGGAAAAAACAGATCATTTTTCTTCCTACTCAAAAGGTCAGAGTACATGGCTGGATGGCACAGTAAGAATCTGAATCTTGCAAAGTACCCACTGTTCGGCTGTGGAAACTACCTTAATCAGACTTAcacatttcagtttcagttttagtcAGGGGGAGATTTAATCACTTTGGTTACAGTTATGAGGAAAGGTgtttcttttcatcctgtcaTACTGCTGCAGCAACAATACTTGCTCTgtactctctgtctctcttccttttaCATCGAGTAAGGAAACAGTGTAAACATACAGCAAGTAGGACGATATCCCTAAATGTCAGCAGTCAAAGTTATGTCAGCCCACCTCTAACACATGTTGCAGCTACAGGTTGGGAACATTTATTGGGCATGCCACTAAAAACTGTGATGTTTTTGCTTTCTGAGCTGACCAAAGGTGATTGCACATCTTACGATTGTAGttattttaacctttaattACTTACAGATTTGAAAGGTAAATGTAACAAGATTCAGTAAAGGAATTGAAAGGATTTGGATTCAATATGGTAATATGAATTTAATAAAAATTCTGTCAAACACATCCCTACTCAGGAACCATAGGCCTAATCAAATAATGAACTGAACAGCTACTTACATTACTGATGAGAGGGCTTGTGATCATGGTACCATTATTGCTGTCGACTAAATGGTGACCAACAGGGGGATAGACACTGACCACCGGCTTCTCCTGAGGAAACTGAGGTGGCAGCAGActagaagaaagacaaaagcaAAGATTTACGACTTTAAAGGAATCTCTATAACAGAATATACAACAAGATACAATAGAAGTGATTAACAGTATATTCATATTGTAATGTGGTATTACGGTGGTGTAATATCTTATTTTCCCTTTATAGCCAAGCCATATGTGTGCTGCAGCTTCACATGTGATTAACGTGTAGAGCCTTACTGCTCTGTGATAAAAAGCCGATTGATTTCAGCAGCACCTCTCATGAGCATAAACATGTTGACTAGTTCATGGTGTGGCTACTGAAGCTAAAAAGAGACATATTGTGGTTCCTAACTGACCGTTCAGCCTGTGAAAATATAAGCACTTAAATATAGATTCTAGTGTAATGTAAGGCAGCAGAGTAATGTTTTTGTTGCACTGAATGTGCTTTTATGTGCAGTGTGTGtcactacagagagagagagagagagagagagagagagagagagagagagagagagagagagagagatttcttGGCATTGAAATCATGTGTTGAGACAGTTGTAAGCCTCTTGTTCAAGCTGGTCACATTGTTAGTACGTCTCCACTACTGTAATGATGTAATCACTCCTGCTGTCTGTATGATACTCCTGTATATAACCCTGACATGTGTTTCCTTTAACAAACCATGCTGCAATCACAATTTATCAATGCAATACACTTCAATCATTGTGTTCCCGTCATCTTATTATGTGTGACTAATGCAAGCTTGTCTACACATTtgtttggaaaagaaaaagcaaaagacAATGACATTTTGTGACTGTATGTGAAAAGATGTACTCACATGTTAACACTAATGGTGGAGTTGTTGACTGTGAATGGTATCCGGTACTCAACATCCTTCTGGATCTCTGCGAGGCTGttgaagagacaaaaacataggGATGTCATCATCAGCACATTTAGAaaacatactatatatatatatatctaaatatttatgaaaattCTGCTAGCTTGTAGGAAGAcataatcctaaccctaatcctaaccccaTATAAAGAGGTGATGTCTGTCCTGAACCGCCAACTCTACTTCCTATTTCTTAGTAAAACAACATACCAACATGCAATGGAAACTTGTTTGGGGGTTAAGGGTTTAATGCTGCATATGAACAAGTTTTTAGGCATGAGGAATGACAAGTAATTTGTATTAGATTGACAGCTAATGGTTGGGGAACAAGTTTCCACAATGGCTATATTAACATCATACTGAGTATGCTGTATGTGTATGGTCTATAAATttaatctcttttctttccataCACATATTACAATTTACAAAAGCGTTTACTTATGAGGCTATGTCAATATTGTGGCATAATAAAGAAATGTGCATCTAAGTGTTTTAGTATTTATATCTGAACTCGTGAGGAACCACTCGTACCAGGAATATGACTAATGAGAAAACCTGTGCTGTCAGTGTTACGCCATGTGACATTCACATTGTATTGCGCAATAACTGTAAAGCTATACACATTACACCTCTCCAGTCTAACAACATCACTACAAAGATATTGGTCCAAAGACTAGATCAGATTTTTAAGCAATGTGTGCCTTACACAATATGCCTAACAAGAAATAATGTAGCCCTACTACAAGTCTCTGACATCAACTCCTGCAGCGTAGTTCGGACACTCTTTGCCCATCCACATCATTGCCATCAGAAGGTTGACTAAAGTACATGCGGCCTCTAAAAGAAACCAGCTGTACTTCCGTGAGAAAACGCACAGAACTACCAGAGTGTGTAATCCCatttcactgtcacacacaaactgcaTACATCAGGAGGCAGATGCCTGTGAATGAATACAACTGGCTGCCAAGAAATGAACTACCATCACATGGTGTTACTGCAGGCGGTTAATGCCTAACTGAGCAGAAAGAACAAATGGTCACTGAGACAACAGAGCTCCTTAGTAAACAAAGGCTAATACTATAATCTCTACATCTAATTGGCTGGCTCCTCCTTTAACTACATGCACGATCAGTTGGCCAGACAAACACTGCTATGATCATAGGACACGGCCTGCCAGCTACAACTTGTGTCATCAACCCTAAAAATAAGCACTGTGACTGTCATTAGCTAGGTTAGTTAGCAAACACAGCAAAGCACATAGCTAAGAGGCAAGGCTAGCAAACATTAGCCGCTCAACACGTACAGCAGGTTCATATACAAGCCTGTCACTCATGTTTACGGAACAATCgggaaaaaatgtgaacaatgAGGCTGTAAGCTACTTCTTAGACTGGCAGTGCACTGTTAGCTTGTAGGCTAGCTAAGCTAACGTGTTGTTTACGTTAGATGAGTCAACATGTTCCTCATAACCAACGCCAACAACGTGGCCAACATACATTGTGCGCTGTCATAAAAACATCATGATCCAGCTCATGAGTAGCACTAGCACCGGGTTGTGGTGTTAGATGGCCGGGGTGCGTTCACTGTACCTGGGGTGAGCCGCCTTCAGAGACTCGATCTGCCGCTGTCTTTGTTGCTGTAGGCTGttgagaggagggagaggtcCGGAGCCTTTGGAAAGGGGGAAAAGCCAGTTCATCCTCTCCTGGCGAGACAACCGACTGAACTTGGCGACAGAATCTAGAAAGCCGACGAAAACGAAATGAAAGAGAACAAGTGAAGGAGCGGCACAGGGGGAGCAGATTTGAGGCGCTACCCGCTGTTAGCTCTTGATTGACGGTCCGGTTTGTTGTCCACACGCCGCTCACTTTGTAGTTACGTTACAAAGTCAGAGGGCATGTCCTCCTGTGTCAAATTAAATGTCGATTCCGCCTTTATCTCCACGAGTTTGTGTGAAATCGTATCGCTGACATTAAAATGACTAAAGCGAGAGATAATTAAAGCTAAAGGAAGACAACAAGCTCGCAAATAAGCAGCAGGAGCTTGATCAACTTATTTACGTGTTACGTCACAGAGCAAATACACGTATGACgcaacttcctgtttcttttttaaggATAGGAAAGTCCAACAATGTGAgttatttgtattgtattagATTAGTTTAAAACGCgttatattatttattcttttttagcAAAGGGCAGAAATGATTAATCGTATAGttgtttgaaagaaaaaatatttaataaactaataaagaCAATGAATTAATACatatatgttttgtttgattcttgtcttcttttcttctttttaagttATGTGCCGTACAGTACAGCTGAAAAGAAGGTGTAGAAGGTGTAGAAGGATATAACTATAATTTTTGTGTTAGAAATAAAACAGTGTTGGGTTAAATGGGACATTCAGCCCCCTTGTTCGACCATGAGAAACATCAGTACATGACAGTAAAAAACATGTCATCAACAGCAGCTGAGTGACTCACAACTTAGTGTGAAAACTGAATCTCATTCACTACAGTGACTCTCACTCAGGGTCGCTGCCTGCCATCAAGCAGCTCCACTAGTTGCTGAGTCTCGTCTAGTCATATCTGTTTAGTGTTAGTGAAGAATTAagctgaccaacagtccaaaactgaaaaaaatactgaaacaaaaaatagattaaattttTACTGGATTAGAGTTATCAAAATCATAACTGAATCTTTTTGTCATTCAACTGATCAACCAACAAATGACAGCAAACCCTCTTCATCATATTTTCTAAACTAAACTATTGTTTTGAAGTTGATGTAGTTAAGATGAAACTTTGTTATTAAACATATTGTGTCAAACTGTTACACTACTCtgaacacatttacatatttaattattttaatctttGACATGAATCTGCAAACCACTCTGATCATATTCCCtccttcattatttcattactCCTGGAAGAAGTAAAGAATGGTCACCAATGACAGAGACCTTATGAGACAAACCATTACTTAATGCCCAGAAGAGAATATCAAAACTTGTTGTCGTGGATGGCGAGACCAAACActttagaaacacatttctcaagTCAGAAACTATAGAAATGGCATCTAATATCACTAAATAAACACACTAACATTTCCACTGAGAAACTTTTCTGACTACATACACCTAGCAGCAGCTTTCAAGTGTGATGTAGTGTAACTCAAGTGACAAAGAAGGTGGTAGGCAGGCAGACTCGGGCTGTTGTTTGAATGAGTAAAAACTGATTATTCAGTCCAACCTAACAACAAGAACATGTgtccaaaaatgaaaagaatacaAACGCTCAAAAATGAACTGGCTTAACTCAAGGTACTCAACTAAGGCATGAACATGTGCACACAGCTACACCTTCATCCTCTGACCCCCTCTAAACCTACACCCCCCCCCGCCTTACCAATTGGCACTCAACAATGCTACTTGTATCAGTCAACACTGTTTACCACCCATCATCCCCAACATTTCCATGAGccaaaacaagaataaatcaAAGGCATGAAATCAGCCTTTTAACTGAgtaaaatacccccccccctgCTTAGTCCAACCCACTGACAtcaccagtgtataaatacAGGCAGCAGTTGGGTGGTTTTCCCTTTTATTTGGTAAGCACATGGTATGGTAAGTAACAAAGAGACAATACATAACTTATGAACTCAGAACTAAATCCAATCAAATTTAACCTTAAtacatgtctgtgttttactTTGACTAAAAGTTTGCTGAATGTAAATTATAACCAACtataatgcaaaacaaacaaacccaggaTAGTATGCATCTGGTAAAGTAAAGGTTTACACAAACAAGCATAGTCACATTAGTAAGTTAACTGATGTTGAtggtaaaagaaaaaggtgACATAATTGATTGCACCCactttaacacatttaagtgttttatgtttatatttcacCATCAAAGCAAACCACTCTGATCATATTCTATCCCTCACTACTCCACTAGGAAACAGTGAACGGTCATCAATGATAGAGAACATATGAACTGAATCATTACTCTCTATCCGCTTCGCGCTCAGGAAAGAAT contains:
- the vps37a gene encoding vacuolar protein sorting-associated protein 37A isoform X1 — protein: MNWLFPLSKGSGPLPPLNSLQQQRQRQIESLKAAHPSLAEIQKDVEYRIPFTVNNSTISVNILLPPQFPQEKPVVSVYPPVGHHLVDSNNGTMITSPLISNFGMHSDLGKVIQSLLDEFWKSPPALMSSGSSGFPYSMYKPSGMAPYPTQVFHYGPRHVGPSQTPPPAPSQAPGSMSHPGVDSVHGPPRAPAPYGLITDLPLPVPTGDSQAGLNGHMYKMPEIPESFPELCDLNLTQLSDMSENEDVLLEFFVSLPQLKQVTNDKEELVTSIVDMAKKNLQMEPQLEGKRQEMLYKYEQLTQMKSAFETKMQRQHELSESCSLSTLQARLKVAAHQAEEESEETAENFLEGRTDIDEFLTSFMEKRTLCHSRRAKEEKLQQSINTHEQFPTSH
- the vps37a gene encoding vacuolar protein sorting-associated protein 37A isoform X2, coding for MNWLFPLSKGSGPLPPLNSLQQQRQRQIESLKAAHPSLAEIQKDVEYRIPFTVNNSTISVNILLPPQFPQEKPVVSVYPPVGHHLVDSNNGTMITSPLISNFGMHSDLGKVIQSLLDEFWKSPPALMSSGSSGFPYMYKPSGMAPYPTQVFHYGPRHVGPSQTPPPAPSQAPGSMSHPGVDSVHGPPRAPAPYGLITDLPLPVPTGDSQAGLNGHMYKMPEIPESFPELCDLNLTQLSDMSENEDVLLEFFVSLPQLKQVTNDKEELVTSIVDMAKKNLQMEPQLEGKRQEMLYKYEQLTQMKSAFETKMQRQHELSESCSLSTLQARLKVAAHQAEEESEETAENFLEGRTDIDEFLTSFMEKRTLCHSRRAKEEKLQQSINTHEQFPTSH